In Campylobacter sp. 2014D-0216, the following proteins share a genomic window:
- the ffh gene encoding signal recognition particle protein — MFEIVSESFKSAVNKLRFVDDEKALKNALDTLKKALLKADVHHKVTKELLTLVENDVKTNGIGQKQFLDSIKKNLEEILSVKGKNQGFVFASKPPTVVLMCGLQGGGKTTTTVKIANYLKLRNKKVLIAACDLQRLAAVEQLRQLTQANELDLFFIENESNPLNVAKQALEKAKNSMYDVLLVDTAGRLAIDTALMEELKEVKTILNPDEVFYVADAMSGQDGVKTASSFNEALEITGVILSKFDADTKGGVALGIAKQIGVPLRFIGVGEKVADLEVFIPDRIVNRIMGEGDLATLAEKTAAIIDEKEAKKLNKKIKKGEFNFNDFLNQMESVKKLGSMKSIIGMIPGLSSMAANIKDIDLDNSKEIIHIKAMISSMTPKERENPSLLNNARKRRIAEGAGLSQMEVNRFLKQFSNAAKLAKKFSNKKGMENFMNMLQQAKRPQ; from the coding sequence GTGTTTGAAATAGTAAGTGAGTCATTTAAATCCGCAGTAAATAAACTTCGTTTTGTTGATGATGAAAAAGCTTTAAAAAACGCTCTTGACACTTTAAAAAAAGCCCTTTTAAAAGCTGATGTACACCATAAAGTTACTAAAGAATTACTTACTTTAGTGGAAAATGATGTAAAAACAAATGGTATAGGACAAAAGCAGTTTTTAGATTCGATCAAGAAAAATTTAGAAGAAATCCTTAGCGTAAAAGGTAAAAATCAAGGATTTGTTTTTGCAAGCAAACCACCTACAGTTGTTTTAATGTGTGGTTTGCAAGGTGGTGGTAAAACAACTACTACAGTTAAAATTGCAAATTATTTAAAACTAAGAAATAAAAAAGTATTAATCGCTGCATGTGATTTACAAAGACTTGCAGCAGTAGAACAGTTAAGACAACTTACTCAAGCTAATGAGCTTGATTTATTTTTTATTGAAAATGAAAGCAACCCTCTAAATGTAGCTAAACAAGCATTGGAAAAAGCAAAAAATTCTATGTATGATGTGTTGCTTGTGGATACTGCAGGTCGTTTGGCTATCGATACAGCATTGATGGAAGAGCTTAAAGAAGTTAAAACGATTTTAAATCCTGATGAAGTTTTTTATGTAGCGGATGCTATGAGTGGTCAAGATGGGGTTAAAACAGCTAGCAGTTTCAATGAAGCTTTGGAGATCACAGGGGTTATACTAAGCAAATTTGATGCAGATACTAAAGGTGGAGTTGCTTTAGGTATTGCAAAGCAAATTGGAGTGCCTTTGAGATTTATCGGTGTGGGTGAAAAAGTAGCCGATTTGGAAGTGTTTATCCCTGATAGAATTGTTAATCGTATCATGGGCGAAGGTGATTTAGCGACTTTAGCTGAAAAAACTGCAGCGATTATTGATGAAAAAGAAGCAAAAAAACTCAATAAAAAAATCAAAAAAGGTGAGTTTAACTTTAATGACTTTTTAAATCAAATGGAAAGCGTTAAAAAACTTGGTAGTATGAAATCAATCATTGGTATGATCCCTGGTTTGTCTTCTATGGCAGCAAATATCAAAGATATTGATTTGGATAATTCTAAAGAAATCATTCATATTAAAGCAATGATCTCTTCTATGACGCCAAAAGAAAGAGAAAATCCTTCTTTGTTGAATAATGCAAGAAAACGCCGTATAGCAGAGGGTGCGGGGTTATCACAGATGGAGGTAAATCGCTTTTTAAAACAATTTAGCAATGCAGCTAAACTTGCCAAGAAATTTTCAAATAAAAAAGGTATGGAAAATTTTATGAATATGTTACAACAAGCTAAAAGACCACAATAA
- the waaA gene encoding lipid IV(A) 3-deoxy-D-manno-octulosonic acid transferase has protein sequence MIFFYYIFAALVYLLAAPFLLILSFYKEKYKKSLKSRFFLYKNLRQSQSDLYFHACSFGEIKSIMPLAQNFQDYSISTITQTGFEEALKHTKKVNFFPFEIFVPFWMRPCKVLVIFEAELWFMLVFMAKFYNAKVILLNARISDKSFRNYKRFAFFYRLVFKYIDVVFAQSQKDKERLGQLGASNVIAYRNIKANIAQKKLKNYTKTKTRVIILASTHENEESLLLEKIKLADNDQLIVAPRHPERFGEVESILKSFCQKNDYNMQRFSDLDLKQGDFAQAFNAKCLLLDVLGELENLYQVSDIVFLCGSFVDNIGGHNPIEAARWNNVIISGKYYFNQESLYQEVDDLYICEDIDQINGFLQQQLKISSLKKQGDLNEVILSIKEGLDARKSI, from the coding sequence TTGATTTTTTTTTATTATATTTTTGCCGCGTTGGTGTATTTACTCGCGGCACCTTTTTTGTTGATTTTAAGTTTTTATAAGGAAAAATACAAAAAGTCTTTAAAGTCAAGATTTTTTCTTTATAAAAACTTAAGACAATCTCAAAGTGATTTATACTTTCATGCATGTTCTTTTGGTGAGATCAAAAGCATTATGCCTTTGGCTCAAAATTTTCAAGACTATAGTATCTCAACGATTACACAAACAGGATTTGAAGAAGCATTAAAACATACCAAAAAGGTTAATTTTTTTCCATTTGAAATTTTTGTACCTTTTTGGATGAGGCCTTGTAAGGTTTTGGTGATTTTTGAAGCAGAACTTTGGTTTATGCTTGTATTTATGGCTAAATTTTATAATGCCAAGGTTATTTTACTCAATGCTAGAATTAGTGATAAATCTTTTCGAAATTACAAACGTTTCGCATTTTTTTATCGTTTGGTTTTTAAGTATATTGATGTGGTTTTTGCACAAAGTCAAAAAGATAAAGAAAGACTAGGACAATTAGGAGCTAGTAATGTGATAGCTTATAGAAATATTAAAGCAAACATAGCTCAAAAAAAACTAAAAAATTACACTAAAACTAAAACTAGAGTGATTATTTTGGCAAGTACACATGAAAACGAAGAAAGTTTATTGCTTGAAAAGATTAAGCTTGCTGATAATGATCAGTTGATTGTTGCACCAAGACACCCTGAGCGTTTTGGAGAAGTTGAAAGTATTTTAAAGAGTTTTTGTCAAAAAAATGACTATAATATGCAAAGATTTTCAGATTTAGATTTAAAACAAGGTGATTTTGCGCAAGCTTTTAATGCAAAATGCTTGTTGCTTGATGTTTTAGGAGAACTTGAAAATTTATATCAAGTTAGCGATATAGTTTTTTTATGTGGTTCTTTTGTGGATAATATAGGCGGACATAATCCCATAGAAGCTGCTAGGTGGAATAATGTGATTATTTCAGGAAAATATTATTTTAATCAAGAAAGTTTATACCAAGAAGTAGATGATTTGTATATTTGTGAAGATATAGATCAAATAAATGGTTTTTTACAACAACAACTTAAAATATCATCGCTAAAAAAACAAGGCGATTTAAATGAAGTTATATTAAGTATAAAAGAAGGTCTCGATGCAAGAAAAAGCATATAA
- a CDS encoding zinc ribbon domain-containing protein, producing MNKYLEQLTVLSQIDKELDSFVDKVEDATKELKEKRALLDKTEEEIATYERDIKDIEAQKVQNNNHIAEFGVKIKEIAKKSAAVKTEKEANALKIEEDIAKEQLDAANEEIERLDKILENKEKFKEELQVKRTELENEVDQIDAQTKAVLVDIEKERLEIYDKKTKLVGEINQKVLTFYEKIRKWAGNTAVVPVKKHACYGCFMRIYDKTYLAVLKGDEIVTCPHCGRILYKEKEENQN from the coding sequence ATGAATAAATATCTAGAACAACTTACAGTTTTATCGCAAATTGATAAAGAACTAGACAGCTTTGTAGATAAAGTAGAAGATGCAACAAAAGAACTTAAAGAAAAGCGTGCTTTGCTGGATAAAACAGAAGAAGAAATCGCTACTTACGAAAGAGATATTAAAGATATAGAAGCTCAAAAAGTTCAAAACAATAACCATATTGCTGAATTTGGTGTAAAGATTAAAGAAATAGCAAAAAAAAGTGCTGCAGTTAAAACCGAAAAAGAAGCAAATGCTTTAAAAATCGAAGAGGATATTGCAAAAGAACAATTAGATGCGGCCAATGAAGAAATTGAAAGATTAGATAAAATTTTAGAAAATAAAGAGAAATTTAAAGAAGAATTACAAGTTAAAAGAACTGAACTTGAAAATGAAGTGGATCAAATTGACGCACAAACTAAAGCTGTTTTAGTGGATATTGAAAAAGAAAGACTAGAAATTTATGATAAAAAAACAAAACTTGTAGGCGAAATCAATCAAAAAGTTTTAACTTTTTATGAAAAAATTAGAAAATGGGCTGGAAATACTGCAGTAGTTCCTGTGAAAAAACATGCATGTTATGGTTGTTTTATGAGAATTTATGATAAAACATACTTAGCAGTATTAAAAGGCGATGAAATTGTTACATGTCCACATTGTGGAAGAATTTTATATAAAGAAAAAGAAGAAAATCAAAATTGA
- a CDS encoding pseudouridine synthase family protein encodes MQEKAYKLLAMQEKISNNAAKELIDKGCVFAMGRKVVIARALMSSRTRFVVQKIKKAKVLFEDDKIIALNKPYGEISENLENVFGAKLINRLDKETSGVLLLSKDEEFRLKCIQEYKKQNVYKSYLAIVDGVIAEELEICEKISTVKNKGGAFSKVDKFGLEAHTQVIPLMVNAKKTLIKAMIKTGRTHQIRVHLNHIKHGIIGDEKYAKISSSRMYLHSYETHLFDYQFKALLDESFNAYGFEIKNLNF; translated from the coding sequence ATGCAAGAAAAAGCATATAAATTACTTGCAATGCAAGAAAAAATTTCCAACAACGCTGCGAAGGAGTTAATCGACAAAGGTTGTGTGTTTGCTATGGGTAGAAAAGTAGTTATAGCTAGAGCTTTGATGAGTTCAAGAACAAGATTTGTCGTTCAAAAGATCAAAAAAGCAAAAGTATTGTTTGAAGATGATAAAATCATTGCATTAAATAAACCTTATGGAGAAATTAGCGAAAACTTAGAGAATGTTTTTGGCGCAAAACTTATTAACCGACTTGATAAAGAAACAAGTGGAGTTTTGCTTTTGAGTAAAGATGAAGAGTTTAGGCTTAAATGTATTCAAGAGTATAAAAAGCAAAATGTATATAAAAGTTATTTGGCTATTGTTGATGGCGTTATTGCCGAAGAACTTGAAATTTGTGAAAAGATTTCTACGGTTAAAAACAAAGGTGGTGCTTTTAGTAAAGTGGATAAATTTGGCCTAGAAGCACATACGCAAGTCATTCCTTTAATGGTGAATGCTAAAAAAACTCTCATTAAAGCGATGATTAAAACAGGCAGAACACACCAAATTAGAGTACATCTAAACCATATCAAACATGGTATCATAGGTGATGAAAAATACGCCAAAATTAGCTCTTCAAGAATGTATTTGCATTCTTATGAAACTCATCTTTTTGATTATCAGTTTAAGGCATTATTAGATGAAAGTTTTAATGCTTATGGTTTTGAAATAAAAAATTTAAATTTTTAA
- the rimM gene encoding ribosome maturation factor RimM (Essential for efficient processing of 16S rRNA) has protein sequence MKNDLVQVAKLGKSVGLKGYVKLHNLSDFYEQFKAGAKFFDIHQKIYTIKAFDKTRSLVLFDGFESVEAAKTLTNVVLYQSIETTKETCKLKKDEYFYFDIIGCEIFENDQKLGVVEDILENGAGFLFCIKCDENLKTNVKNFYIPYVDKYIQKVDIENKQIITQFAMDILENS, from the coding sequence TTGAAGAATGATCTAGTCCAAGTTGCTAAACTTGGAAAAAGTGTTGGTTTGAAAGGTTATGTAAAATTACATAATTTAAGTGATTTTTATGAGCAGTTTAAAGCAGGTGCTAAATTTTTTGATATTCATCAAAAAATTTACACCATAAAAGCCTTTGATAAAACAAGATCTTTGGTTTTATTTGATGGTTTTGAAAGTGTTGAAGCTGCTAAAACTTTAACTAATGTTGTGCTTTATCAAAGCATAGAAACTACTAAAGAAACTTGCAAATTAAAAAAAGATGAGTATTTTTATTTTGACATTATAGGTTGTGAAATTTTTGAAAATGATCAAAAACTAGGTGTAGTTGAAGATATTTTGGAAAATGGTGCAGGGTTTTTATTTTGCATTAAATGTGATGAAAATTTAAAAACTAATGTCAAAAATTTTTATATTCCTTATGTGGATAAATACATTCAAAAAGTTGATATAGAAAATAAACAAATTATCACACAATTTGCCATGGATATTTTAGAAAATTCATGA
- the rpsP gene encoding 30S ribosomal protein S16, whose amino-acid sequence MTVIRLTKMGRKKRPFYRIVVTDSRKRRDGSWIESIGYYNPMVEPEVVKFDAERLAYWKSVGAKLSDRVAAITSK is encoded by the coding sequence ATGACAGTAATCAGACTTACAAAAATGGGACGTAAAAAAAGACCATTTTATCGTATAGTTGTAACTGATAGCAGAAAAAGACGTGATGGTAGCTGGATAGAAAGCATCGGATATTATAATCCTATGGTAGAACCTGAAGTAGTAAAATTTGATGCTGAGCGTTTAGCTTACTGGAAAAGTGTAGGTGCTAAATTAAGCGATAGAGTAGCAGCTATTACAAGCAAATAA
- a CDS encoding KH domain-containing protein produces the protein MVENFLREYAKLIVDFPEKVVIKRQNLENNFAEIIIYVDPVDTGKLIGKNGKLINAIKTVIMAYKVKDATSYRITVKAIEE, from the coding sequence ATGGTTGAAAATTTTTTAAGAGAATACGCAAAGTTAATTGTTGATTTTCCTGAAAAAGTTGTTATAAAAAGACAAAATTTAGAAAATAATTTTGCCGAAATTATCATTTATGTAGATCCGGTTGATACTGGTAAGTTGATCGGAAAAAATGGAAAATTAATCAACGCTATAAAAACAGTCATCATGGCTTATAAAGTTAAAGATGCAACTTCATATCGTATAACGGTAAAAGCTATTGAAGAATGA